A stretch of DNA from Granulicella pectinivorans:
GCGCCATGGGGGGCACCGGCCTCGGCCTCGCCATCTGCCGCAGCATCGTGCATCAGCACGGAGGACGCATCTGGGCCACCAGCCGCCTGGGCGAAGGCGCGACCTTCCACTTCACCCTGCCTACCCGCCCTGCCAACAATCTCCGCTGACAACAGGCAAAAGATTGTGGGGAAAAGGCGGAAAAAGCGGGAAAAAAAGCAAAGACAAAGCCAAACAAAGAAAAAGGCGAAAGAGAAGAGGGTACGGAGCGAAGACAAGAGCGGATTATTTGCGCCGGCACCTTCGAAGCATCCGTTTTTGCTGTTGTCTCTCTCCCGCTTTTTCCCCACAATCTTTTGCTTTCGTTCAGCGCAAGGAACCCACCATCAAGGGCAGCAACTCTGCCGTCCGCGCCTGCCGGAACTTGAAGATCGATGCGATCTGGAATGCTGCGAAAGGCTGCGCCAACGGAGACAAGGCCCCCAGCGGCAGCTCATACTCCACCGAGTCCTTCAGCCGTGTCCCGGCCCCCTCTACTGTCAGCCGGTGGCAGTGCTTCCAATACGCGAACGGTCCCCGCACCTGGATATCGCAGAAGTGATCGTTCCACTCGAACTCCGTGATCTCCGCCTCCCAGGGCAGACGGATCGGCGAAAGCGGAAAGGGCCGAAAGCTCATCGTAATCCGCGTCCCGGCTCCCGCAGCAATCCCGCGAATCCGCTTCGAAGGCGTGGGATGCGGTGGAGGCGGCGCAAACGAAGCCTCCTCGATGCGCGCCTTCTGCCACCCCGGCATCAGCCGCGGAAGGTTCTCCGGGTTCGAGAAGAAAGCAAACACTACCTCAATCGGGAAGGGAAGCCACTGTTCCGCGTTGTACGTGTACGTCATCATGCCCCCGCGTGAATCGCCTTGCGATGACTCACTGTATCGCCATCTTCTGGCTTCAAACTACGAAACACCACCGTCGATAGAATCGTCAGCACACCCATCGCCAGCAGCGCTTTGTGCAGACCATGAATCATAAGCCCCGGCGCCGACTGGGCATTCTCCGGCACAAAGAACGCCGTCGCCAATCCGGCCACCGCCACGCCAAAGCTGATCGACATCTGCTGCATCGTGCTTGCAATCGTACTGGCGGCGCTGCTCTCCTGGTCCGTCGTATCCGCGTACACCAGCGTGTTCATCGCCGAGTACTGCAACGACGAAAATCCTCCATACAAAAACGCCAGCAGCACGATCCACCACACCGAAGTGGTCAGTCCAATGGTCGCGAACACCATCAACAAAACGCCCAGCACCACCGTATTCGACACCAACACCCACCGGTAGCCGACCTTCTCCAGAAGCTTCGGCATCATGGCTTTCATGCTCATCGCCGCCAGAGCCTGCGGCATCAGCAGAAACCCCGACTGCACCGGCGTAAAGCCAAGCCCCACCTGGTACAGCAGAGGCAGCAGAAACGGAACGCCGCCAATCCCCAGCCGCGTAAAGAAGCTCCCACCCACGGCTGCGCGAAACGTCCGTATCCGGAATAGATAAAGCTGCAGCAGCGGATACTGCATGGTCTTCGCATGCATCCAGTACCCGCCCAGCATGGCTAGCCCCATCACCAGCATGGCGGTGATCTCCCGCGAACTCAGCGTATGTTCGCCGAACACCTCGAGCACATACGACAGCAGACCCACCCCGGAGCCGAACATGATCAGCCCCACGACATCCAGCGCGTGCGTCTCTTCCCGATAGTCTGGAAGATGCAGATAGACCATCACCAACCCAACCAGCCCAATCGGAATATTGAGGAAAAAGATAAATCGCCAGTGCAGATACCCGACAATCAACCCGCCTGCCACGGGCCCCAGCATCGGAGCCACGAGCGCTGGAATCGAAACGAAACTCATTGTGCGTAGCAGATCGCTCTTCGCAAACGTCCGCACCAGCGTCAGCCGTCCCACCGGCACCATCATCGATCCGCCGCACCCCTGCAAGACCCGGCAGGCCACCAGCAGATGGATGTTGCTCGAAAGCCCGCACAGCAGCGAACCCAGCGTAAACAGGCCGATTGCAAACGCGAATGTCCGTCGCGTTCCGAACCGATCCGCCACCCACCCGCTGATCGGAATGAACACCGCCAGACTGAGTGTGTAGCTGGCAAGCACCGCCTTCATGCTCAGGGTACCTACATGCAGCGCCGCCGAGATTGCCGGCACGGCAGTATTCAGAATCGTCGTGTCCAGCGACTCCATAAAGAAGGCAACCGCCACCAGCCAGGGCAAAAGGCGTTTTGCGGCATCCGATGGTTGTTGGTTATTCCCCGGCAGGGCAGGTGATATCGGCAAAGACATAGAAGATCAGAATACGGCGTATCGTTGCGCGATGCCCGGTCAAACACAGAAAGAGCACCCCGTGGGGGTGCTCTTTTCTGCACAGCCGGGGGAGGAGCTTAGTTGGGCATCAACACCGTGTCGATGACGTGAATGACGCCGTTCGACTGGAACACATCGGCGATGGTGACGGTGGCCATACCGCCCTTTTCGTCGGTCAGCATGATCTTGCCGCCCACCTTGGTCGCCGTCAGCGTGCCGCCGGAAACCGTCTTCATCTCATACTTGCCGTGGCCCTTCTTGATCCAGGCCGAGAGTTCCTTGGAGCTGATCCGACCGGCCACAACGTGGTAGGTCAGAATCTTGGTCAAGGTGGCCTTGTTCTCAGGCTTCACCAGCGTGTCCACCGTGCCGGCAGGCAGCTTGGCAAAGGCGTCGTTGGTCGGAGCGAAGACCGTGAACGGTCCAGCGCTGTTGAGAGTGTCCACCAGGCCCGCAGCCTTCACGGCGGCGACAAGGGTCGTGTGAATGGGGGAGTTGACGGCGTTCTCGACGATCGTCTTCGTCGGGTACATGGCAGCTCCGCCGACCATGGGGTCGGTCTGTGCGGAGAGGGTAAGCGTGGACACGGAAAGTACACCGACGGCCAATGCCGCGAGGAGAGTCTTCTTGATCGTCATGATAGGTCCTTTGATTTCCTGTTGCCGAATTGTGTGGTTCTCAAGAGCTCCCTTGCGCAAGGGCTTCACTCTCTTCTACGCCGTTCATGCGAAGGTGGATTGCCACGGAAGGAGGCGATGCACACATTTCAATTCGTTGTGCGTCCCATCAAACTGCTTACGAAGTTGGCAACCCGGGCACCGACAATCGCCCCATCGTTGACTTTTCGGAGGGAGCCCGTTCAACTAAAGCCAGCATCGATGCAGACCAAGGTTATCCAACCCGGCACCGCATTAGCCCCCACCTCCACCAAGGCAGACGCCACGGTCAAGCACTCCCGCGACCGCGGCCTCCTCCTCATCGGCCTCTTCAAACTCGGCAAGGCGCTCTTCTTCTTCGCCATCGGTGCCGGAGCCCTGCAGTTTCTCCATAAAGATCTCGGCGAGACCATCCTTCGCCTCGCACCCAAGCTGCATGTCGACGCCGAAGGCAAGCTGGTCGAACTTCTCATGTCCAAGGTCGACCTCATCGACCACCACCGTCTCCGCCAGATCAGCATGGGCACCTTTGCCTACTCGGCGCTGGCCCTGGTGGAAGGGGTAGGCCTGATGATGGAACAGTCCTGGGCTGAGTACCTGACCCTCGGCCTGACGATCTCCTTCCTGCCCTGGGAGCTCTTCGAACTTGCCCGCGACGCCAACTGGTTCCGCGTGGGCCTGCTCCTGATCAATCTCCTCGTCCTCGGCTACCTGCTCTGGCTCCTGAAGCGGAAGCGCCGCGCTCACGAGTCAGCCTAGTCATACCGGCTTCTGCCTTCGCAATCGTCCTTTGATCGTGCTTCTCGAAGGCTCTGCCGCAGGCACTGCAGACACTCAAAGGCAGCCCGGAACGATCGCTTGGGCCAGACTCAGTATTTCGTTGTATAAACAACCTTTTCATACGTTACTGGCATTTTCGCTTTTATTTCGCTTTAGCAGAGACCCCGCAGTCCCGCAAGGGGAAAAACAGCAGGAACCAGGATCGTTAATCTCCCATATAGCGATCCTTGCATGAAGAGCCACAAGATGTAGATTTCCAACGGAAATCCCAGAAAAAACTGCACACGAAATCCACCGGTTTCCCAATTTAGGGCTTTACACGGGGCACACGGCGGGAGACGATGTGGATGGAAGTGGTAAAAAGTGGAGAAAAAGGGAACAACCTTACTCGATATGAGTGAATCTTACCCCTCAAGACCACTTAGGCGTACCAGGTAACCGAGCGAGTATGAGTTTCCGTGGAAATTACCCGACGAAGATCGACGAGAAGGGCCGGCTCAAAGTACCGGCTGACTTCAAGCGCCTCGCGGATGAGCAATACGGAGAAGGCACCAAGTTCTACATCACCAGTAAGGACGGGTTGCGGGCCGAGATTTACCCGCTGAAGGAATGGGAGGCCATCGAGGCGAAGCTTGCCACGTTGGGCTCAATGCATCCGGCTCGGAAGAAGTTCGTCGATACGACCAACTATTACGGCCAGATGACGGAAATGGACGCTCAGGGCCGCTTGCTCCTTCCCCAGGTCATTCGGGAGTCGGCGGATTTGAAAGAAGAAGTGGTTGTCCTTGGGTCGCTGACTTTTCTTGAAGTAGCGAACCGGCCGAAGTTCAAGGCCAAGATTGACGAACCGATGACCGAGGCAGAGCAGGCAGCCTTGGCGGAATTGGGAATTTAGTTGGAACCCGAAAGCAGCGGTCCAAGTTTTTCTCCTCAGGGAGAGCGCGTGACACCGAAACCGGTTCACACGCCTGTTCTTTTAGAAGACGCATTGGAGTACCTCAATGTACGTCCCGGCGGCGTGTATGTCGATGCCACCCTCGGTTTGGCCGGTCACTCTTCGGCCATCGCGAGAAAGCTGGGCAAGGCAGGCAAGCTGATCTGCTTCGACCGTGATCCCGAGGCGATGGCCAAGGCCAAGGCGCGGATGGACGAAGTCGCCGCGGAACTTGGCGACCAGATGCCCACCGTGGTCTACGTTCCCCGAGCCTTCTCGGAGGCAGCCCAGGAGATCAAGCCCGGCACGATCGACGGCTTGCTCGCGGACTTCGGAGTGAGCAGCCTGCAGCTCGACGAGGCGTACAGAGGATTCAGTTTTCGGTCGGATGGCCCACTTGATATGCGGATGGACACGCGCAGTGGGGAGACGGCCGAGCAAGTGGTAAATCAGGAAAACGAGAACGAACTCGCGGACCTGATTTACGAATTCGGAGAGGAGAGGAGGTCGCGGAAAATCGCCAGAGCCATTGTGCGGGCCCGGCCGATATCGACAACAGCAGAATTAGCTCGA
This window harbors:
- a CDS encoding SRPBCC family protein — protein: MMTYTYNAEQWLPFPIEVVFAFFSNPENLPRLMPGWQKARIEEASFAPPPPHPTPSKRIRGIAAGAGTRITMSFRPFPLSPIRLPWEAEITEFEWNDHFCDIQVRGPFAYWKHCHRLTVEGAGTRLKDSVEYELPLGALSPLAQPFAAFQIASIFKFRQARTAELLPLMVGSLR
- a CDS encoding DHA2 family efflux MFS transporter permease subunit; the protein is MSLPISPALPGNNQQPSDAAKRLLPWLVAVAFFMESLDTTILNTAVPAISAALHVGTLSMKAVLASYTLSLAVFIPISGWVADRFGTRRTFAFAIGLFTLGSLLCGLSSNIHLLVACRVLQGCGGSMMVPVGRLTLVRTFAKSDLLRTMSFVSIPALVAPMLGPVAGGLIVGYLHWRFIFFLNIPIGLVGLVMVYLHLPDYREETHALDVVGLIMFGSGVGLLSYVLEVFGEHTLSSREITAMLVMGLAMLGGYWMHAKTMQYPLLQLYLFRIRTFRAAVGGSFFTRLGIGGVPFLLPLLYQVGLGFTPVQSGFLLMPQALAAMSMKAMMPKLLEKVGYRWVLVSNTVVLGVLLMVFATIGLTTSVWWIVLLAFLYGGFSSLQYSAMNTLVYADTTDQESSAASTIASTMQQMSISFGVAVAGLATAFFVPENAQSAPGLMIHGLHKALLAMGVLTILSTVVFRSLKPEDGDTVSHRKAIHAGA
- a CDS encoding fasciclin domain-containing protein, which gives rise to MTIKKTLLAALAVGVLSVSTLTLSAQTDPMVGGAAMYPTKTIVENAVNSPIHTTLVAAVKAAGLVDTLNSAGPFTVFAPTNDAFAKLPAGTVDTLVKPENKATLTKILTYHVVAGRISSKELSAWIKKGHGKYEMKTVSGGTLTATKVGGKIMLTDEKGGMATVTIADVFQSNGVIHVIDTVLMPN
- a CDS encoding DUF2127 domain-containing protein — protein: MQTKVIQPGTALAPTSTKADATVKHSRDRGLLLIGLFKLGKALFFFAIGAGALQFLHKDLGETILRLAPKLHVDAEGKLVELLMSKVDLIDHHRLRQISMGTFAYSALALVEGVGLMMEQSWAEYLTLGLTISFLPWELFELARDANWFRVGLLLINLLVLGYLLWLLKRKRRAHESA
- a CDS encoding division/cell wall cluster transcriptional repressor MraZ, translating into MSFRGNYPTKIDEKGRLKVPADFKRLADEQYGEGTKFYITSKDGLRAEIYPLKEWEAIEAKLATLGSMHPARKKFVDTTNYYGQMTEMDAQGRLLLPQVIRESADLKEEVVVLGSLTFLEVANRPKFKAKIDEPMTEAEQAALAELGI
- the rsmH gene encoding 16S rRNA (cytosine(1402)-N(4))-methyltransferase RsmH; this encodes MTPKPVHTPVLLEDALEYLNVRPGGVYVDATLGLAGHSSAIARKLGKAGKLICFDRDPEAMAKAKARMDEVAAELGDQMPTVVYVPRAFSEAAQEIKPGTIDGLLADFGVSSLQLDEAYRGFSFRSDGPLDMRMDTRSGETAEQVVNQENENELADLIYEFGEERRSRKIARAIVRARPISTTAELARVISVAAPSMKGDKIHPATRTFQAIRIRVNNELGEIQSLLKSAGSLLKKNGRLVLISFHSLEDRLVKDAFKEAKDAKVFEVLTKKPVIADDEEQRRNPRSRSAKMRAAQKL